In Haloarcula salinisoli, one genomic interval encodes:
- a CDS encoding nucleoside phosphorylase encodes MTGDSEDPNDEVQYHLEVGPGDVAPSVLLPGDPERVETIVDDWEAHEIRGDHREYRTATGSHEGTPISVTSTGIGSPSAAIAVEELARVGADTLLRVGSCGSIVPEAAVGDLVITTGAVRQEGTSKEYVREDYPASADHRVVSALVAAAEELGYDYHLGTTCSTDSFYAGQSRPGFDGFEARDSEANIDELREAGVVNFEMEAASILTLAGIYGLRAGAVCTVYANRETGEFRTEGESKAAKCASLAVTYLEKMDEAVEASNSDHWHAGLSIER; translated from the coding sequence ATGACCGGCGACAGCGAGGACCCCAACGACGAGGTGCAGTACCACCTCGAGGTCGGGCCCGGGGACGTGGCACCCAGCGTCTTGCTCCCCGGTGACCCCGAGCGGGTCGAGACCATCGTCGACGACTGGGAAGCCCACGAGATTCGGGGCGACCATCGGGAGTACCGCACCGCGACCGGAAGCCACGAGGGGACGCCAATCTCGGTCACGTCGACGGGTATCGGCTCTCCCTCAGCCGCTATCGCCGTCGAGGAGTTGGCCCGCGTCGGCGCTGACACCCTCCTCCGGGTGGGCTCCTGTGGGAGCATCGTTCCCGAGGCCGCCGTCGGCGACCTCGTCATCACCACGGGCGCGGTGCGACAGGAGGGCACCAGCAAGGAGTACGTCCGTGAGGACTACCCGGCGAGCGCGGACCACAGAGTGGTCTCTGCGCTGGTCGCCGCCGCCGAGGAACTGGGCTACGACTACCATCTGGGCACCACCTGCTCGACCGACAGCTTCTATGCCGGCCAGTCCCGCCCGGGCTTCGACGGCTTCGAAGCCCGGGACAGCGAGGCGAACATCGACGAACTCCGCGAGGCCGGCGTCGTCAACTTCGAGATGGAGGCCGCCAGCATCCTCACGCTCGCGGGCATCTACGGGCTGCGAGCCGGGGCGGTCTGTACGGTCTATGCCAACCGCGAGACGGGCGAATTTCGGACGGAGGGAGAATCGAAAGCCGCCAAATGTGCCAGCCTCGCGGTCACCTATCTGGAAAAGATGGACGAGGCGGTGGAAGCGTCTAATAGCGACCACTGGCACGCCGGGCTGAGCATCGAGCGGTAA
- the gyrB gene encoding DNA topoisomerase (ATP-hydrolyzing) subunit B: MSGESEEYGAKSIQTLEGLEAVRKRPAMYIGSTDARGLHHLVYEVVDNAIDEALAGYCDTIDVTIHDDGSVSVSDDGRGIPVDEHEEHGRPAVEVVMTILHAGGKFDNKSYQVSGGLHGVGVSVVNALSKWLEVEVKRDGALWKMRFDHGEPEYDLKKVRDLEPDEETGTTVRFWPDDEIFETGDFTFSTLESRLRELAFLNSGVAIGIEDERDGNSERFEYEGGIREFVEYLNETKEPLHRDVIYFEDEAEIPEGVVQVEIAMQGTDDLQGSIHAFANNINTREGGDHLTGFKTSLTRVVNDYATDNGLLKDLDDTLKGDDIREGLTAVISVKHPDPQFEGQTKTKLGNSEVRGIVESAMHDGLSTFFEENPDTAEAIVGKAVEAAKARKAAKKAEELTRRKSALDSTALPGKLADCQTRDPEDAELFVVEGDSAGGSAKQGRNPEFQAILPIKGKILNVEKHRLDRILENNEIRNLITALGTGIGDEFDIEDLRYEKIIMMTDADVDGAHIRTLLLTLLYRHMKPLIEAGYVYASQPPLYRVRYRGNTYDAMTEEERDRIVAEKCDGNPTQVQRFKGLGEMNPEQLWETTMDPDNRILKQITIEDAAAADKMFNVLMGDAVEPRKEFIKEHSPEAEWVDI; this comes from the coding sequence ATGTCAGGAGAGTCTGAAGAGTACGGCGCAAAGTCGATCCAGACCCTGGAAGGGTTAGAAGCCGTCCGGAAACGGCCGGCGATGTACATCGGATCGACCGACGCTCGGGGTCTCCACCATCTCGTCTACGAAGTGGTCGACAACGCTATCGACGAGGCCCTCGCCGGGTACTGTGACACTATCGACGTGACTATCCACGACGACGGGAGCGTCTCCGTCAGCGACGACGGCCGGGGCATCCCCGTGGACGAACACGAAGAGCACGGCCGCCCGGCCGTCGAGGTCGTGATGACCATCCTCCACGCCGGGGGGAAGTTCGACAACAAGTCCTACCAGGTCTCGGGCGGGCTGCACGGCGTCGGGGTCAGCGTCGTCAACGCCCTCTCGAAGTGGCTCGAAGTCGAGGTCAAACGCGACGGCGCGCTGTGGAAGATGCGCTTCGACCACGGCGAGCCCGAGTACGACCTCAAGAAGGTTCGTGACCTCGAACCGGACGAGGAGACCGGGACGACAGTGCGGTTCTGGCCCGACGACGAGATATTCGAGACCGGCGATTTCACGTTCTCGACGCTCGAATCGCGACTGCGTGAACTCGCCTTCCTCAACTCCGGGGTCGCAATCGGCATCGAGGACGAACGCGACGGCAATAGCGAGCGATTCGAGTACGAGGGTGGTATCAGGGAGTTCGTCGAGTATCTCAACGAGACGAAAGAGCCGCTCCACCGCGACGTCATCTACTTCGAGGACGAGGCAGAGATTCCGGAGGGGGTCGTCCAGGTCGAAATCGCCATGCAGGGAACCGACGACCTGCAGGGCTCCATCCACGCCTTCGCCAACAACATCAACACACGCGAGGGTGGGGACCACCTCACCGGGTTCAAGACCTCGCTTACACGCGTGGTCAACGACTACGCGACCGACAACGGACTGCTGAAAGACTTAGACGACACCCTCAAGGGCGACGACATCCGCGAGGGGTTGACCGCAGTTATCTCCGTGAAACACCCCGACCCACAGTTCGAGGGCCAGACCAAGACCAAGCTGGGCAACAGCGAGGTCCGGGGCATCGTCGAGTCCGCGATGCACGATGGACTCTCGACGTTCTTCGAGGAGAACCCCGACACCGCCGAAGCAATCGTCGGCAAGGCCGTCGAGGCCGCCAAAGCCCGCAAGGCCGCGAAGAAAGCCGAGGAGCTCACCCGTCGGAAGTCGGCACTCGACTCGACGGCGCTGCCCGGCAAACTGGCCGACTGCCAGACACGCGACCCCGAAGACGCCGAGCTGTTCGTCGTGGAGGGCGACTCCGCGGGCGGGAGCGCCAAACAGGGCCGTAACCCCGAGTTCCAGGCTATCCTCCCCATCAAGGGGAAGATTCTGAACGTCGAGAAACACCGACTGGACCGGATTCTGGAGAACAACGAGATTCGCAATCTGATTACGGCCCTCGGTACTGGAATCGGCGACGAGTTCGACATCGAGGACCTGCGCTACGAGAAGATAATCATGATGACGGACGCCGACGTCGACGGCGCCCACATCCGCACGCTGTTGCTTACGCTGCTCTACCGCCACATGAAACCGCTCATCGAAGCGGGCTACGTCTACGCCTCCCAGCCCCCGCTCTACCGCGTTCGCTATCGGGGCAACACCTACGACGCGATGACCGAGGAAGAACGGGACCGAATCGTCGCCGAAAAATGTGACGGCAATCCGACCCAGGTCCAGCGGTTCAAAGGGCTCGGGGAGATGAACCCCGAACAGCTCTGGGAGACCACGATGGACCCGGACAACCGGATTCTCAAACAGATTACCATCGAGGACGCCGCCGCCGCGGACAAGATGTTCAACGTCCTGATGGGCGACGCCGTCGAGCCCCGCAAGGAGTTCATCAAGGAACATTCGCCGGAAGCTGAGTGGGTGGATATATGA
- a CDS encoding NAD-dependent epimerase/dehydratase family protein, whose translation MNGARVLVTGGGGFIGSNLANHLAADNDVIALDDGYLGTPENVNADVEYVEGSVLDDDLPTDVDVVFHLAALSSYAMHEENPTKGARVNVEGFVNVVEQAREDGCDTVVYASTSSIYGDRTEPSPEDMPVSVNTGYEASKLARERYAEYFHNHYGLSMAGMRFFSVYQGMEEGAESHKGDYANLIAQFADDVANGRRPEIWGDGTQTRDFTHVDDIVRGLELAADHELTGIYNLGTGEQYSLNTLVDRINEALGTDVEPVYEDNPIPEDVYVHDTMADSTKIREATGWAPEISFDDGVEMVCSQYE comes from the coding sequence ATGAATGGAGCACGCGTGCTAGTCACCGGTGGCGGCGGGTTCATCGGGTCCAACCTGGCGAACCATCTCGCTGCCGATAACGACGTTATCGCGCTGGACGACGGCTATCTCGGGACGCCGGAGAACGTAAACGCGGACGTGGAGTATGTCGAGGGGAGTGTCCTGGACGATGACCTGCCGACGGACGTGGACGTCGTCTTTCACCTGGCAGCGCTGTCTTCCTACGCGATGCACGAGGAGAACCCGACCAAAGGGGCCCGGGTCAACGTCGAAGGGTTCGTCAACGTGGTCGAACAGGCCCGTGAGGACGGCTGTGACACCGTCGTCTACGCCTCCACGTCGTCTATCTACGGTGACCGAACTGAGCCGTCGCCCGAGGATATGCCGGTGTCGGTCAACACCGGCTACGAGGCCTCGAAGCTCGCCCGTGAGCGCTACGCCGAGTACTTCCACAACCACTACGGACTCTCGATGGCCGGGATGCGATTCTTCTCGGTGTATCAGGGTATGGAAGAGGGCGCCGAGTCACACAAGGGCGACTACGCGAACCTCATCGCCCAGTTCGCCGACGACGTCGCCAACGGTCGCCGCCCGGAGATATGGGGCGACGGGACCCAGACACGTGATTTCACACACGTCGACGATATCGTCCGCGGCCTCGAACTGGCCGCCGACCACGAACTGACCGGCATCTACAATCTGGGGACCGGCGAGCAGTATAGCCTCAACACGCTCGTCGACCGCATCAACGAGGCCCTCGGAACGGACGTCGAGCCGGTCTATGAAGACAACCCTATCCCCGAAGACGTCTACGTCCACGACACGATGGCCGACTCGACGAAGATTCGCGAAGCGACCGGCTGGGCGCCCGAGATATCCTTCGACGACGGCGTCGAGATGGTCTGTTCGCAGTACGAGTAG
- a CDS encoding HTH domain-containing protein — protein MSSIELTPSQKNILQELVNLYRESESAVKGEDIAEKVDRNPGTIRNQMQSLKALQLVEGVPGPKGGYKPTATAYDTLQIQEMDQAAEVPLRHNGELVEHANVEEIDLTSVHHPEQCRAEIQLQGSITGFHEGDDVTVGPTPLSKLQIIGTLQGKDDTSNKLILKIDDMRAPAGEPEH, from the coding sequence ATGTCTTCAATCGAGCTGACACCCAGCCAAAAAAACATTCTGCAGGAGCTGGTAAACCTGTACCGCGAGAGCGAGAGCGCCGTCAAAGGCGAGGATATCGCCGAGAAAGTAGACCGCAACCCAGGAACCATCCGAAACCAGATGCAGAGCCTGAAAGCGCTCCAGCTGGTCGAGGGCGTCCCCGGCCCGAAGGGCGGCTACAAGCCGACCGCGACTGCCTACGACACGCTCCAGATTCAGGAGATGGACCAGGCTGCCGAGGTCCCGCTGCGCCACAACGGTGAACTGGTCGAACACGCCAACGTCGAGGAGATAGACCTGACCAGTGTCCACCACCCCGAGCAGTGCCGCGCCGAGATCCAGCTGCAGGGTTCTATCACGGGCTTTCACGAGGGTGACGACGTCACTGTCGGGCCGACACCCCTCTCGAAACTCCAGATTATCGGGACGCTGCAGGGCAAAGACGACACGAGCAACAAGCTCATTCTCAAGATAGACGATATGCGAGCGCCGGCCGGCGAGCCCGAACACTAG
- the gyrA gene encoding DNA gyrase subunit A has translation MSSDVPDPDAPADRVKHVRIEDEMEQSYIDYAMSVIAGRALPDVRDGLKPVHRRILYAMHEMGVSSNTAHRKSSSIVGETMGDYHPHGDSAIYDTLVRMAQDFSMRYPLVDGQGNFGSMDGDPAAAMRYTEARMAPIAEELLADIEKDTVNFSSNYDDRLQEPDVLPAKVPSLLLNGSSGIAVGMSTNIPPHNLGELVDATTHLIQNPDATVEDLMEHVKGPDFPTGGNIVGRDAIYSAYATGRGRLRVRAEYEVDREEGRIVISELPYQENKARVVERIADDVNEGKIEGISDLRDESDRNGVRVVVELKRGANVDVVENRLLDHHLESTFGVINLSLVDGQPKVLSLKETLQHYVDHRREVVRRRSEHDLQEAEDRAHILEGRLKALENVEDVVELIRNSEDRDAARAGLHDHFDFSEEQAAHIVRMQLGSLTSMEAAEIEEEYEDVQDTIDYLESVLASAEKLDSVIVDELQEMKDEYDDDRRTSIIEDEGQVTHEDLIPEEDCVVVITEDDYIKRMTVGDFEPQNRGGKGIIGADPKEGDRVSKVFRANSHDYLLCFTNQGQVYRLKTYEIPEMSRTARGKSAINLIDLDAEEELTAVVSTDDFDDDECITMVTHQGYVKRTCCDQFENILSTGIRAAKLEDGDELVDVDVTDGTGDLVIATEQGMTIRFDESEVSEMGRSARGVHGIKLQDDDRVAAMVATTDADPRSLLTVTKNGYGKRTRLSEYRPQSRYGQGLIDIKTDERNGRACTAKAVTEDDDLVIMSERGQIMRIRSGDISQVGRNTMGVTIMELEDGDAVASVTVVPADGGDAAEATDAADTDEQ, from the coding sequence ATGAGCTCGGACGTACCGGACCCCGACGCACCCGCAGACCGGGTCAAGCACGTCCGTATCGAGGACGAGATGGAGCAGTCCTACATCGACTACGCGATGTCGGTCATCGCGGGTCGGGCCCTGCCCGACGTGCGGGACGGGCTGAAACCCGTCCACCGGCGCATCCTCTATGCGATGCACGAGATGGGCGTCTCCTCGAACACCGCTCACCGGAAGTCCTCCTCCATCGTCGGCGAGACGATGGGTGACTACCACCCCCACGGGGACAGCGCCATCTACGACACGCTCGTCCGGATGGCCCAGGACTTCTCGATGCGCTATCCGCTGGTCGACGGCCAGGGGAACTTCGGCTCGATGGACGGCGACCCGGCTGCCGCCATGCGGTATACGGAGGCCCGGATGGCCCCCATCGCCGAGGAGCTACTCGCGGACATCGAGAAGGATACCGTCAACTTCTCCAGTAACTACGACGACCGCCTGCAAGAGCCCGACGTCCTCCCGGCGAAGGTTCCGAGTCTGCTGCTGAACGGCTCGTCGGGTATCGCCGTCGGGATGTCGACGAACATCCCACCACACAACCTCGGCGAACTCGTCGACGCGACGACCCATCTCATCCAGAATCCCGACGCGACCGTCGAGGACCTGATGGAACACGTCAAGGGCCCGGACTTCCCGACCGGCGGGAACATCGTCGGCCGCGACGCCATCTATTCGGCCTACGCGACGGGCCGTGGCCGCCTCAGAGTCCGCGCCGAGTACGAGGTCGACCGCGAGGAAGGCCGTATCGTCATCTCCGAGCTGCCCTACCAGGAGAACAAGGCCCGCGTCGTAGAGCGCATCGCCGACGACGTCAACGAGGGCAAGATAGAGGGCATCTCGGACCTGCGCGACGAGTCCGACCGCAACGGTGTCCGTGTCGTCGTCGAACTCAAGCGCGGCGCCAACGTCGACGTGGTCGAGAACCGGCTGCTGGACCACCACTTAGAGTCCACCTTCGGCGTCATCAACCTCTCGCTGGTCGACGGCCAGCCGAAGGTGCTCTCGCTGAAGGAGACGCTACAACACTACGTCGACCACCGCCGCGAGGTCGTCCGTCGGCGCTCCGAGCACGACCTTCAGGAGGCCGAGGACCGCGCACACATCCTCGAAGGCCGGCTGAAAGCCCTCGAAAACGTCGAGGACGTGGTCGAACTCATCCGCAACAGCGAGGACCGCGACGCCGCCCGCGCTGGACTGCACGACCACTTTGACTTCTCTGAGGAGCAGGCGGCCCACATCGTCCGGATGCAGCTGGGCTCGCTCACCTCGATGGAAGCGGCCGAAATCGAGGAGGAGTACGAGGACGTCCAGGACACCATCGACTACCTCGAATCCGTCCTCGCCAGCGCCGAGAAACTCGACTCGGTCATCGTCGACGAACTCCAGGAGATGAAAGACGAGTACGACGACGACCGCCGGACCTCCATCATCGAGGACGAGGGCCAGGTCACTCACGAGGACCTCATCCCCGAAGAAGACTGTGTCGTCGTCATCACCGAGGACGACTACATAAAGCGGATGACCGTCGGTGACTTCGAGCCCCAGAACCGCGGCGGGAAGGGCATCATCGGCGCCGACCCCAAGGAGGGCGACCGCGTCTCGAAGGTCTTCCGCGCGAACAGCCACGACTACCTGCTCTGTTTCACCAACCAGGGCCAGGTCTACCGGCTGAAGACCTACGAAATCCCCGAGATGTCCCGGACCGCCCGCGGGAAGTCCGCTATCAACCTCATCGACCTGGACGCCGAGGAGGAACTTACCGCCGTCGTCTCGACGGACGACTTCGACGACGACGAGTGTATCACGATGGTCACCCACCAGGGCTACGTCAAGCGGACCTGCTGTGACCAGTTCGAGAACATCCTCTCGACCGGCATCCGAGCCGCGAAACTCGAGGACGGCGACGAACTCGTCGACGTGGACGTCACCGACGGCACCGGCGACCTCGTCATCGCGACCGAACAGGGGATGACCATCCGCTTCGACGAGAGCGAGGTCAGCGAGATGGGCCGCTCCGCGCGCGGCGTCCACGGCATCAAACTCCAGGACGACGACCGCGTGGCCGCGATGGTCGCGACAACCGATGCGGACCCGCGGTCGCTGCTGACGGTCACGAAGAACGGCTACGGAAAGCGAACCCGGCTCTCGGAGTACCGCCCACAGTCCCGCTACGGCCAGGGGCTCATCGACATCAAGACCGACGAGCGCAACGGCCGCGCCTGCACGGCCAAGGCCGTCACCGAGGACGACGACCTCGTCATCATGTCCGAACGCGGCCAGATTATGCGCATCCGGTCGGGCGATATCTCACAGGTCGGTCGGAACACGATGGGCGTCACCATCATGGAACTGGAGGATGGCGACGCGGTGGCGAGTGTGACGGTGGTACCGGCCGACGGCGGCGACGCCGCGGAGGCCACCGACGCTGCTGACACCGACGAACAGTAA
- a CDS encoding NAD(P)/FAD-dependent oxidoreductase: MTDKVVVLGAGYAGAGAIKSLEDELNGDADVTWIADVDYHLVLHESHRCIRDPSIQDKVSIPVHEIKQPTTEFIQDTVTGIDTDDRVVELDNRDGVDYDYLLVGLGSKTAFFGIEGLKEYAHTLKSLDDALGIHDAVQEAAREASQSDPAQVVVGGAGLSGIQTCGEIAEFRDDHRAPIDIHLVEGLDEIFPGNDPELQGALRKRLEERDVNIETGEFIGEVDEETVYIGDEDELDYDVLIWTGGITGRDCVRDVDLEKDERNHRIHSEGDFQTTNERVFAIGDCALIDQPGENPAPPTAQAAWQAAEVAGENLARAVRDQPLKTWTHKDKGTVISVGEKAVAHDVMGMPIDTFGGLPAKVLKKGIATRWINDVTGLGRAVKAWPDM; this comes from the coding sequence ATGACCGACAAGGTCGTCGTACTCGGCGCTGGGTATGCCGGTGCAGGCGCCATCAAGAGCCTCGAAGACGAACTGAACGGTGACGCCGACGTCACCTGGATTGCCGACGTGGATTATCACCTCGTCCTCCACGAGTCCCACCGCTGTATTCGGGACCCGTCCATCCAGGACAAGGTTTCCATTCCTGTCCACGAGATCAAACAGCCGACGACCGAGTTCATCCAGGACACCGTCACCGGCATCGACACCGACGACCGCGTCGTCGAACTCGACAACCGCGACGGCGTCGACTACGACTACCTGCTCGTCGGTCTGGGCTCGAAGACCGCCTTCTTCGGCATCGAAGGCCTCAAAGAGTACGCCCACACGCTCAAGAGTCTCGACGACGCGCTGGGCATCCACGACGCCGTTCAGGAGGCTGCCCGCGAGGCCTCCCAGAGCGACCCCGCGCAGGTCGTCGTCGGCGGTGCCGGCCTCTCCGGTATCCAGACCTGCGGTGAGATTGCCGAGTTCCGCGACGACCACCGCGCGCCCATCGATATCCACCTCGTGGAGGGACTCGACGAGATATTCCCCGGCAACGACCCCGAACTCCAGGGCGCGCTGCGCAAGCGCCTCGAGGAGCGTGATGTCAACATCGAGACGGGCGAGTTCATCGGTGAGGTCGACGAAGAGACCGTCTACATCGGCGACGAGGACGAACTCGACTACGACGTCCTCATCTGGACCGGCGGTATCACCGGCCGTGATTGTGTTCGAGACGTCGACCTCGAGAAAGACGAGCGCAACCACCGCATCCACTCCGAGGGCGACTTCCAGACGACGAACGAGCGCGTCTTCGCCATCGGTGACTGCGCGCTCATCGACCAGCCCGGCGAGAACCCGGCCCCGCCCACGGCCCAGGCCGCCTGGCAGGCCGCCGAGGTCGCCGGCGAGAACCTCGCCCGCGCGGTCCGTGACCAGCCCCTGAAGACCTGGACCCACAAGGACAAGGGGACGGTCATCTCCGTCGGCGAGAAAGCGGTCGCTCACGACGTGATGGGGATGCCCATCGACACCTTCGGCGGCCTCCCGGCGAAGGTGCTCAAGAAGGGCATCGCCACGCGCTGGATCAACGACGTCACCGGTCTCGGTCGCGCCGTGAAGGCGTGGCCGGATATGTAG
- a CDS encoding GNAT family N-acetyltransferase → MTNERQQAFDIRRFQPGDGERVREVHDRAMRGTPEYLPDLPDEDLEAIEDHYLDAAGEFLVGHDGETIVAMGAYTTPDEWKDAYLDIDGTTAELTRMRVDPDWQGRGYGTAMYRTLVERARDDGYRRFVLDTGAENDRARGFYERLGFECQSRISVGSEEETLEMVLYQQSIER, encoded by the coding sequence ATGACGAACGAGCGACAGCAAGCGTTCGATATCCGTCGCTTCCAGCCCGGTGACGGCGAGCGAGTTCGGGAGGTCCACGACCGGGCGATGAGAGGAACGCCCGAGTACCTGCCCGACCTCCCTGACGAGGACCTCGAGGCTATCGAAGACCACTATCTCGATGCGGCCGGGGAGTTTCTTGTCGGTCACGACGGGGAGACCATCGTCGCGATGGGGGCGTACACGACGCCAGACGAGTGGAAGGATGCGTATCTCGACATCGACGGGACCACTGCAGAACTCACGCGGATGCGTGTCGACCCCGACTGGCAGGGCCGTGGCTACGGCACTGCGATGTATCGTACGCTCGTGGAACGGGCCCGCGACGACGGGTACCGGCGCTTCGTCTTGGACACGGGGGCTGAGAACGACCGTGCCCGTGGGTTCTACGAGCGGCTCGGGTTCGAGTGTCAGTCGCGGATATCCGTCGGAAGCGAGGAGGAGACACTGGAGATGGTGCTGTATCAGCAGTCTATCGAACGCTAA
- the cdd gene encoding cytidine deaminase — protein sequence MDDLLEAARDAAEAAYAPYSEYRVGAAIETADGTVYTGCNVENANYSNSLHAEEVAVGTAVSEGHHSFARLAVSSAKRDGVTPCGMCRQTLSEFCDEDFRILTEGDGGEEPTEYTLGELLPTTITKEHVDP from the coding sequence ATGGACGACCTGCTGGAGGCGGCCCGCGATGCCGCCGAGGCGGCCTACGCGCCCTACTCCGAGTATCGCGTCGGCGCCGCTATCGAGACTGCCGACGGAACCGTCTACACGGGCTGTAACGTCGAGAACGCGAACTACTCGAACAGCCTCCACGCCGAGGAGGTCGCCGTCGGGACTGCGGTCAGCGAGGGCCACCACTCGTTCGCCCGGCTGGCGGTGAGCTCGGCGAAACGGGACGGTGTCACGCCCTGTGGGATGTGTCGACAGACGCTCTCGGAGTTTTGCGACGAAGACTTTCGCATCCTCACCGAGGGTGACGGAGGCGAGGAACCGACCGAATACACGCTGGGCGAACTGTTGCCAACCACCATCACGAAGGAACACGTCGACCCATGA
- the rocF gene encoding arginase: MDVRVLGVPMDLGADRRGVDMGPSAIRYAGLADQLEAIGTSCTDGGDISVPRPEERDPDAAGFDGGRAKFHRETREVCTDVRDAVSRAVDSGETPLVLGGDHSIAIGSVAGAAASEESLGVVWFDAHGDFNTPATTPSGNIHGMALSAVLGHAAFGGEGWGHVPAVREENVALVGLRDVDDKERELLRESDVAVYTMSDIDARGVPAVTEEALGRATEGTDGLHVSLDLDWLDPTEAPGVGTPVRGGVSYREAHSAMEAVADHRDRLCSLDLVEVNPILDDHNQTAELACELAASAFGKRVL; the protein is encoded by the coding sequence ATGGACGTCCGCGTGCTCGGCGTACCGATGGATTTGGGAGCGGACCGCCGCGGTGTCGATATGGGACCGTCGGCCATCAGATACGCTGGCCTCGCGGACCAGCTGGAAGCTATCGGGACCAGCTGTACCGACGGCGGTGATATCTCGGTGCCTAGACCCGAAGAACGCGACCCGGACGCCGCCGGGTTCGACGGCGGTCGCGCGAAGTTTCACCGTGAGACGAGAGAGGTCTGTACCGACGTTAGAGATGCTGTCAGTCGGGCCGTCGACAGCGGCGAGACACCGCTGGTGCTGGGCGGCGACCACTCCATCGCCATCGGCTCCGTCGCGGGCGCAGCGGCGTCAGAGGAGTCACTCGGCGTCGTCTGGTTCGACGCCCACGGCGATTTCAACACGCCGGCGACGACACCGAGCGGGAACATCCATGGAATGGCGCTCTCGGCCGTCCTCGGCCACGCCGCCTTCGGTGGCGAGGGGTGGGGTCACGTACCGGCCGTCCGCGAAGAGAACGTCGCGCTGGTGGGTCTGCGGGACGTCGACGACAAGGAACGAGAGTTGCTTCGGGAGAGCGACGTCGCCGTCTACACCATGTCGGATATCGACGCCCGCGGCGTGCCGGCGGTCACAGAGGAGGCGCTGGGGCGAGCGACCGAGGGGACCGACGGGCTGCACGTCTCGCTCGACCTCGACTGGCTCGACCCCACGGAGGCACCGGGCGTCGGCACGCCCGTCCGGGGCGGCGTCTCCTACCGGGAGGCCCACAGCGCGATGGAAGCCGTCGCCGACCATCGCGACCGGCTCTGTTCGCTCGACCTCGTCGAGGTGAACCCAATCCTCGACGACCACAACCAGACCGCCGAACTCGCCTGCGAGCTAGCCGCCAGCGCCTTCGGGAAGCGGGTGCTCTAG
- a CDS encoding glycerophosphodiester phosphodiesterase: MTIPTVFAHRGFAGKYPENTVPAMRGAVADGADAVEIDVQPTADGDVVVFHDRRLDGSDGDSARGLTDAAGVVWEQPTEKVTAARVLGTGDPIPLLSDVLSAVPETVTVNVELKNPGSDDVRPGEALGGAPRRQARRRWEPFVESVLSVTDRFDHDVLFSSFCEGALAALDDSASTDRAAVLVAPNCAEAGETLARRYDVDAIHPPVEMLQGDPGLAATADDLGTACNAWTVRTWLDARDAIEAGADGIIADYPGLLEEL; this comes from the coding sequence GTGACCATCCCGACGGTTTTCGCGCATCGCGGCTTTGCCGGAAAATATCCCGAGAACACCGTCCCAGCCATGCGCGGTGCGGTCGCCGACGGTGCCGACGCCGTCGAGATAGACGTCCAGCCGACCGCTGACGGCGACGTCGTCGTCTTCCACGACCGGCGGCTGGACGGGAGCGACGGCGACTCGGCCCGCGGACTCACCGACGCCGCTGGCGTGGTCTGGGAACAGCCGACCGAGAAAGTGACCGCGGCGCGGGTACTCGGCACCGGAGATCCCATCCCGCTGCTCTCCGACGTGCTGTCGGCGGTTCCCGAGACCGTCACTGTCAACGTCGAACTGAAGAATCCGGGGAGCGACGACGTTCGGCCCGGAGAGGCCCTCGGCGGTGCCCCGAGACGCCAGGCCCGCCGTCGCTGGGAGCCGTTCGTCGAGTCCGTGCTTTCCGTCACCGACCGCTTCGACCACGACGTGCTGTTCTCGTCGTTCTGCGAAGGGGCGCTGGCCGCGCTCGACGACTCGGCGTCGACCGACCGGGCCGCTGTTCTGGTCGCGCCGAACTGCGCCGAGGCAGGCGAGACCCTCGCCCGGCGCTACGACGTAGACGCGATTCACCCGCCGGTCGAGATGCTCCAGGGCGACCCCGGGCTGGCTGCCACCGCTGACGATCTCGGCACAGCCTGTAACGCCTGGACGGTCCGGACGTGGCTGGACGCCAGAGACGCGATAGAGGCCGGCGCCGACGGCATCATCGCCGACTACCCCGGCCTGCTCGAGGAACTCTAG